The Penaeus monodon isolate SGIC_2016 chromosome 5, NSTDA_Pmon_1, whole genome shotgun sequence genome window below encodes:
- the LOC119572841 gene encoding probable maltase-glucoamylase 2, with protein sequence MRVLLLCLVVGWSLEEAMERDPRGIYGNRIDIQAGFFPAGTPGPVLVTPGSVQVTPGPLPVTPGSIHIHPGPVNVHPGPALVHPVPPHIHPIHVHPVHTHAACPPTVIYNTHVKYSTIVFPSVTTVGGAQTQTQTATSTQLITSTIFSNIGSNQVTTQIVFQTRTVTTTQGGFGTQFVTVPGPITFVTRTEEVLSTLTQGQTVFVTETRQVSTTFTITTYSNIVIPQPVFSTIFVTNTQTRTETLPGQTQTIQSTVYSTTVSTVFLPGEDVTRTQTIFSTSVVTQTITQGGQTLIITSTQFVPVTTTIFSTTAITNTRTQFVTSTLFTNGVTTVVSVQQVPVFNTRTVTAAGEITSTIVSTQGIGSTATIDTTIDTTVTLSGGTAVVTATSTALKTQLVPGVVRTVYRTHVVYHTNLITSTVLNRYYKTLTATRTLPVKCKTGYGHPSPTPAHNPWGR encoded by the coding sequence ATGAGGGTGCTCTTGTTGTGCCTGGTGGTGGGCTGGTCCCTCGAGGAGGCCATGGAGAGAGACCCACGTGGGATTTATGGGAACCGTATAGACATCCAGGCGGGTTTCTTCCCTGCAGGGACACCAGGACCCGTGCTCGTGACCCCGGGATCTGTGCAAGTTACCCCTGGGCCTTTGCCAGTTACTCCAGgttctatacacatacacccgGGACCGGTAAACGTGCATCCTGGACCTGCTCTTGTACACCCCGTCCCTCCACACATACATCCTATACACGTGCACCCGGTGCATACTCATGCGGCCTGCCCACCAACCGTCATCTACAACACCCATGTTAAGTATTCCACTATCGTCTTCCCATCCGTCACTACTGTGGGCGGTGCTCAGACCCAAACTCAGACCGCGACTAGCACTCAGCTAATAACCTCCACTATCTTTTCAAATATTGGTTCCAACCAAGTGACTACGCAGATAGTGTTCCAGACCAGGACGGTGACCACCACGCAAGGGGGCTTCGGAACCCAGTTCGTTACCGTCCCCGGACCAATAACTTTCGTAACGCGGACAGAGGAGGTTCTCAGTACGCTGACTCAGGGCCAGACAGTGTTCGTAACGGAAACCCGACAGGTGTCTACGACTTTCACTATCACTACTTACTCTAACATCGTCATTCCTCAACCGGTGTTCAGTACGATTTTCGTGACCAACACCCAGACGAGGACTGAAACTCTGCCTGGACAGACGCAGACGATCCAGAGTACTGTGTACAGCACGACTGTATCCACGGTCTTCCTCCCTGGAGAGGATGTGACAAGAACGCAGACTATTTTCAGCACCTCGGTCGTCACCCAGACCATCACTCAGGGAGGACAGACGTTGATCATCACCTCGACGCAGTTCGTGCCCGTGACCACCACCATCTTCTCGACGACGGCCATCACCAACACCCGGACGCAGTTCGTGACGAGCACCCTCTTCACGAACGGCGTGACGACAGTGGTGAGTGTGCAGCAGGTGCCGGTGTTCAACACAAGAACCGTCACAGCAGCCGGGGAAATCACGAGCACCATCGTATCCACGCAGGGAATAGGCTCGACGGCCACCATCGACACCACCATCGACACGACCGTTACTCTGAGCGGCGGGACGGCCGTGGTCACCGCCACAAGCACGGCTCTCAAGACGCAGCTGGTGCCCGGAGTGGTACGCACTGTGTACCGTACCCACGTCGTGTACCACACCAACCTGATCACGTCGACCGTCCTGAACCGCTACTACAAGACCCTCACCGCGACACGCACCCTGCCCGTCAAATGCAAGACCGGATATGGGCACCCTAGTCCCACGCCCGCACATAATCCCTGGGGGCGCTGA